A genomic region of Betaproteobacteria bacterium contains the following coding sequences:
- the hisH gene encoding imidazole glycerol phosphate synthase subunit HisH, with protein MNTIAVIDYGMGNLRSVSKALEHVAPQCRVVVTSEAAAIAAAERVVFPGQGAMPDCMRELDSRGLRAAVIDAARRKPFLGICIGLQMLFEASEEGDVAGLALFRGKVVRFPAAAMKDADGARLKVPHMGWNEVRQECAHPGVRQERAHAIVGEERAHPMVGQERAHPEVRQERAHPLWQSIPDGCRFYFVHSYYPRPDDTGVVAATTCYPFRFTCAVARDNIFAVQFHPEKSQAAGLALLRNFAAWDGTVPARSASTSTSTSA; from the coding sequence ATGAACACGATCGCTGTCATCGACTACGGCATGGGCAATCTGCGCTCGGTATCGAAAGCGCTCGAGCACGTCGCGCCGCAATGCCGCGTGGTCGTCACCAGCGAGGCGGCAGCCATTGCGGCGGCCGAGCGCGTCGTCTTCCCGGGGCAGGGCGCGATGCCCGATTGCATGCGTGAGCTGGATAGCCGCGGATTGCGAGCTGCGGTCATCGACGCCGCGCGCCGTAAGCCTTTTCTCGGCATCTGCATCGGCCTGCAGATGCTGTTCGAGGCGAGTGAAGAAGGCGACGTCGCGGGGCTCGCGCTTTTCCGCGGCAAGGTCGTGCGTTTTCCGGCCGCTGCGATGAAGGACGCCGATGGCGCCAGGTTGAAGGTTCCGCACATGGGGTGGAACGAGGTGCGCCAGGAGTGCGCGCATCCGGGGGTGCGCCAAGAACGCGCGCATGCAATAGTGGGCGAAGAACGCGCCCATCCAATGGTGGGCCAAGAACGCGCCCATCCCGAAGTGCGCCAGGAACGCGCGCATCCATTGTGGCAATCGATTCCGGACGGCTGCCGCTTCTATTTCGTCCACAGCTACTATCCGCGGCCGGACGATACGGGCGTCGTGGCCGCAACGACGTGCTACCCGTTCCGGTTTACGTGTGCCGTGGCCCGCGATAATATCTTCGCCGTGCAATTCCACCCGGAGAAAAGCCAGGCTGCGGGGCTTGCGCTGCTGCGCAATTTTGCCGCCTGGGACGGCACCGTGCCGGCCCGGTCTGCCAGCACCAGCACTAGCACCAGCGCCTGA
- the hisB gene encoding imidazoleglycerol-phosphate dehydratase HisB, which translates to MREAQVSRNTLETQIGVRLDLDGSGRAAIATGIAFLDHMLEQVARHGVIDLEISAKGDLHVDAHHTVEDVGIALGAAIAQAVGDKKGLRRYGHAYVPLDEALSRVVVDLSGRPRLEFHVPFVRSRVGEFDVDLVHEFFQGFVNHAQAAVHIDNLRGANAHHQAETVFKAFGRALRMAVEIDPRQQGAVPSTKGSL; encoded by the coding sequence ATGCGTGAAGCCCAGGTAAGCCGCAACACGCTCGAAACGCAGATCGGCGTGCGGCTCGATCTCGACGGCAGCGGCCGGGCAGCCATCGCCACCGGCATCGCGTTCCTGGATCACATGCTCGAGCAGGTGGCGCGCCACGGCGTGATCGATCTGGAAATCTCCGCCAAGGGCGACCTGCACGTCGACGCGCATCACACCGTCGAGGATGTCGGCATTGCGCTCGGCGCCGCGATCGCTCAAGCCGTCGGCGACAAGAAGGGGTTGCGGCGTTACGGGCATGCCTATGTGCCGCTGGACGAGGCGCTGTCGCGCGTGGTGGTCGATCTTTCCGGCCGCCCGCGGCTCGAATTCCACGTGCCGTTCGTGCGCTCGCGCGTCGGCGAATTCGACGTCGACCTCGTGCACGAGTTCTTCCAGGGCTTCGTCAACCACGCGCAGGCGGCGGTGCACATCGACAACCTGCGCGGCGCCAACGCGCATCACCAGGCCGAGACCGTGTTCAAGGCGTTCGGCCGCGCGCTGCGCATGGCGGTCGAGATCGATCCCCGCCAGCAAGGCGCCGTCCCATCGACCAAGGGCTCGCTCTAG
- a CDS encoding histidinol-phosphate transaminase: MKPAEFMPASRIEQWVARIVRDDIQSLRPYSVPESAGMVKLDAMENPHALPPALRAQLGELASAVALNRYPDPLARELKVALREYMQVPDAMELVLGNGSDEIIQLLALGCARPGGSMLGVEPSFAMFPLIARVCGLQFAGVPLRADFSLDTDAVIAAMARHRPALVFLAYPNNPTGNLFDAAAIERIVRAAPGLVVIDEAYHPFAQASFMPRLQEFPNLVLMRTLSKLGLAGLRLGMLIASPEWSVQFEKLRLPYNVNALSQVVATRVLRSAHVLEAQAAEIRNERSRLAAKLQAMPGVTVYPSQANFLLFRVPGASAVCDALKASGILIKNLAGAHPALENCLRVTVGTAAENDAFLAALAASLGPAHA, from the coding sequence ATGAAGCCCGCGGAATTCATGCCGGCAAGCCGGATCGAGCAATGGGTCGCGCGTATCGTGCGCGACGACATCCAGAGCCTGCGCCCGTATTCGGTTCCCGAATCGGCCGGGATGGTGAAGCTCGACGCCATGGAAAATCCGCACGCGTTGCCGCCGGCGTTGCGCGCGCAGCTGGGCGAGCTGGCTTCGGCGGTGGCGCTCAACCGCTATCCCGACCCGCTAGCGCGCGAACTGAAGGTCGCGCTGCGCGAATACATGCAGGTGCCCGACGCGATGGAGCTCGTGCTCGGCAACGGTTCCGACGAGATCATCCAGTTGCTGGCGCTCGGCTGCGCGCGCCCCGGCGGCAGCATGCTGGGAGTGGAGCCTTCGTTCGCGATGTTCCCGCTGATTGCGCGGGTGTGCGGTTTGCAGTTCGCCGGTGTGCCGCTGCGCGCCGATTTTTCGCTCGATACCGACGCGGTGATCGCCGCCATGGCACGCCACCGTCCGGCGCTCGTGTTCCTCGCCTATCCGAACAATCCCACCGGCAACCTGTTCGACGCGGCCGCGATCGAGCGCATCGTACGCGCGGCGCCGGGGCTGGTGGTGATCGACGAGGCCTATCATCCGTTCGCGCAGGCGAGCTTCATGCCGCGGTTGCAGGAGTTCCCGAACCTGGTGCTGATGCGCACCTTGTCCAAGCTCGGGCTCGCCGGGCTGCGGCTCGGCATGCTGATCGCGAGCCCCGAGTGGAGCGTGCAGTTCGAAAAGCTGCGCCTGCCGTACAACGTCAACGCGCTGTCGCAGGTGGTCGCGACGCGCGTGCTGCGCTCCGCGCACGTGCTCGAAGCGCAGGCGGCCGAGATCCGTAACGAGCGTAGCCGGCTGGCGGCGAAGCTGCAGGCCATGCCGGGCGTGACGGTCTATCCGAGCCAGGCGAATTTCCTGCTCTTCCGCGTGCCGGGCGCGTCCGCGGTGTGCGATGCGTTGAAGGCCTCGGGCATTCTCATCAAGAATCTCGCAGGCGCCCATCCGGCGCTTGAGAACTGCCTGCGCGTCACGGTCGGCACCGCGGCCGAGAACGACGCTTTCCTGGCGGCGCTGGCAGCGAGTCTGGGGCCGGCGCATGCGTGA
- a CDS encoding HAD-IA family hydrolase has protein sequence MHARHDTAYRTRPARRNEARRRARRENWGAHNFHNLPSLKIVCVPNFPRMLEYGCLPSPFGRGIEDEGKLCVIRTISLTPSPSLAGRASACRPMPLGRRGPWSANSRPRPGGRGERCAESGSSATFRSIHRTDMPHRIRAVTLDLDDTLWPIAPVIERAERILHEWCVRNAPKFAQALPPAEFSLYRRTLARDQPGIAHDFTALRHEALRRALRHYEEDPALADPAMDVFLAARNDIELYPDAREALGRLAGRYRLAVISNGNADVNKIGIHEYFAAVVSARSAGYAKPDKRIFDAACAGVACSAEAVLHVGDDPDLDVRGAIAAGARSAWINRHGLPWIGESVDMLEFSDLIGLCEWLGV, from the coding sequence ATGCACGCTCGGCACGATACCGCGTACAGGACGCGCCCGGCTCGAAGGAATGAAGCCCGCCGCCGTGCCCGCCGGGAAAATTGGGGCGCACACAATTTTCACAATTTGCCTTCCCTGAAAATTGTGTGCGTCCCCAATTTCCCTCGTATGTTGGAGTATGGTTGTCTTCCCTCTCCCTTCGGGAGAGGGATCGAGGATGAGGGAAAATTATGCGTCATACGCACGATTTCCCTCACTCCCAGCCCCTCCCTTGCAGGGCGCGCATCGGCATGCAGGCCGATGCCGCTCGGCCGGCGCGGACCATGGTCCGCGAATTCCCGGCCTCGCCCCGGAGGGAGAGGGGAGCGTTGCGCAGAAAGCGGCTCGTCAGCCACTTTCCGGAGCATCCATAGGACCGACATGCCGCATCGCATACGAGCCGTTACGCTCGACCTCGACGACACGCTGTGGCCGATCGCGCCGGTGATCGAGCGCGCCGAGCGCATCCTGCACGAATGGTGTGTGCGCAACGCGCCGAAGTTCGCCCAGGCGCTGCCGCCGGCGGAGTTCTCGCTCTACCGGCGCACGCTGGCGCGCGACCAACCGGGAATCGCGCACGACTTCACGGCCCTGCGCCACGAGGCGCTGCGGCGGGCGCTGCGCCACTACGAGGAGGACCCGGCCCTGGCCGATCCCGCCATGGACGTGTTCCTGGCCGCACGCAACGACATCGAGCTCTATCCCGACGCGCGCGAGGCGCTGGGGCGGCTCGCCGGGCGCTATCGCCTGGCGGTCATTTCGAACGGCAACGCCGACGTGAACAAGATCGGCATCCACGAATATTTCGCGGCGGTGGTTAGCGCACGCAGCGCCGGTTACGCCAAACCCGACAAGCGCATTTTCGATGCGGCATGCGCGGGCGTTGCATGTTCCGCAGAGGCGGTCCTGCACGTCGGCGACGATCCGGATCTCGACGTGCGCGGTGCGATCGCGGCCGGTGCCCGCAGCGCCTGGATCAATCGCCACGGCCTGCCGTGGATCGGTGAGAGCGTCGACATGCTGGAGTTCTCCGACCTGATCGGGCTGTGCGAGTGGCTCGGGGTGTGA
- the hisD gene encoding histidinol dehydrogenase yields MKRIARLNTADADFEPRFARLIAFESAQDPKIDAAVAEIIAAVRRDGDGAVLDYTRRFDRVEAASVAALEISPKELGAALARVPRARREALEQAASRIRSYHERQRLESWSFTETDGTRLGQRITALARVGVYVPGGKAAYPSTVLMNVIPAKVAGVPEVVMTVPTPGGERNDLVLAAAALAGADRVFTIGGAQAVAALAYGTETIPAVDKIVGPGNAYVAAAKRRVFGVVGIDMVAGPSEILIVCDAHCDPDWIALDLFAQAEHDELAQAIAVSADAGVLNRIEQAIERLLPGMPRRAVIEAALAHRGALIATRDLDEALTIANRVAPEHLELALADADAVVERVHNAGAIFVGRYSCEAVGDYCAGPNHVLPTSRSARFSSPLGVYDFQKRSSLIALSRSGAERLGRIAMTLAEGEGLSAHARSARYRVQDAPGSKE; encoded by the coding sequence ATGAAGCGCATCGCGCGCCTGAACACGGCCGATGCCGACTTCGAGCCTCGCTTCGCGCGCCTGATCGCATTCGAATCCGCGCAGGACCCGAAGATCGACGCGGCCGTGGCCGAGATCATCGCGGCCGTTCGCCGCGACGGCGATGGCGCGGTCCTGGACTACACGCGCCGGTTCGATCGGGTCGAGGCCGCTTCGGTTGCCGCGCTCGAAATTTCACCCAAGGAGCTCGGCGCCGCGTTGGCGCGCGTGCCGCGCGCACGGCGCGAAGCGCTCGAACAGGCGGCAAGCCGTATTCGCAGCTACCACGAGCGCCAGCGGCTGGAATCGTGGAGCTTCACCGAAACCGACGGCACCCGGCTCGGGCAGCGCATCACGGCGCTCGCGCGCGTCGGCGTGTACGTTCCGGGCGGCAAGGCCGCGTATCCGTCGACCGTGCTCATGAACGTGATCCCGGCGAAGGTGGCGGGCGTCCCCGAAGTCGTCATGACCGTCCCCACGCCGGGCGGCGAGCGCAACGACCTGGTGCTTGCCGCCGCTGCGCTGGCCGGCGCAGATCGCGTGTTCACCATCGGCGGTGCGCAAGCGGTCGCCGCGCTGGCCTACGGCACCGAAACGATTCCTGCCGTCGACAAGATCGTCGGCCCCGGCAATGCCTACGTTGCCGCGGCAAAGCGGCGCGTGTTCGGCGTGGTGGGTATCGACATGGTCGCCGGGCCGTCGGAGATCCTGATCGTGTGCGACGCGCACTGCGATCCCGACTGGATTGCGCTGGATCTGTTCGCGCAGGCCGAGCACGACGAGCTGGCGCAGGCAATCGCGGTCAGCGCCGATGCCGGCGTACTGAATCGGATCGAGCAGGCCATCGAGCGACTGCTGCCCGGCATGCCGCGCCGCGCGGTCATCGAGGCGGCTCTTGCTCATCGCGGCGCGCTCATCGCGACGCGGGATCTGGACGAAGCGTTGACGATCGCGAACCGGGTCGCGCCCGAGCACCTGGAGCTCGCGCTCGCCGATGCCGACGCCGTGGTCGAGCGCGTCCACAATGCCGGTGCCATTTTCGTCGGCCGCTACAGCTGCGAAGCCGTGGGCGATTACTGCGCCGGCCCGAACCATGTTTTGCCGACCTCGCGCAGCGCGCGCTTCTCATCGCCGCTCGGCGTGTACGATTTCCAGAAGCGGTCCAGCCTGATCGCGCTATCGCGATCCGGCGCCGAGCGTCTGGGACGGATCGCAATGACGCTCGCCGAAGGCGAGGGCTTGAGCGCGCATGCACGCTCGGCACGATACCGCGTACAGGACGCGCCCGGCTCGAAGGAATGA
- a CDS encoding ATP phosphoribosyltransferase yields MALTIALSKGRIFDETLPLLAAAGIVPADDPGASRKLILATNRADVRLVLVRATDVPTYVQYGAADLGIAGKDVLLEHGGAGLYQPLDLGIARCRMMVAVPEGFDYDAAIRRGARIKVATKYLDTARNHFAAKGMHADLIKLYGSMELAPLVGLAEAIVDLVSTGSTLKANNLVAVEEIMPISARLVVNQAALKLERRSLQPIIDAFRAAVASEPTSRVPRRASAKTKARARA; encoded by the coding sequence ATGGCTCTCACCATAGCGCTGTCGAAGGGCCGCATCTTCGACGAGACGCTGCCGCTGCTGGCGGCAGCCGGCATCGTCCCCGCCGACGATCCCGGCGCCTCGCGCAAGCTCATCCTCGCGACCAACCGGGCCGACGTGCGCCTCGTGCTGGTACGTGCGACCGACGTGCCCACCTATGTGCAGTATGGCGCGGCCGATCTCGGCATCGCGGGCAAGGACGTGCTGCTGGAGCACGGCGGCGCGGGCCTGTACCAGCCGCTCGATCTCGGCATCGCGCGCTGCCGCATGATGGTGGCCGTACCGGAGGGTTTCGACTACGATGCGGCGATACGCCGGGGCGCGCGCATCAAGGTGGCGACCAAGTATCTCGATACGGCGCGCAACCACTTCGCGGCCAAGGGCATGCACGCCGACCTCATCAAGCTGTACGGCTCGATGGAGCTCGCGCCGCTGGTGGGCCTGGCGGAAGCGATCGTCGATCTGGTGAGCACCGGGTCGACCCTGAAGGCGAACAACCTCGTGGCCGTCGAAGAGATCATGCCGATATCCGCGCGCCTGGTGGTGAACCAGGCGGCGCTGAAGCTCGAGCGTCGCAGCCTGCAGCCGATCATCGATGCGTTTCGGGCTGCGGTCGCATCGGAGCCAACGTCGCGAGTGCCGCGCCGGGCGAGTGCGAAGACGAAAGCGAGGGCGCGGGCATGA
- the murA gene encoding UDP-N-acetylglucosamine 1-carboxyvinyltransferase: protein MDKLVIEGGRPLEGRVAISGAKNAALPILTAAILTEDTLRVENVPKLRDVATTTALLTQMGLWVRNSAPGVYELSGHALSNAVAPYDLVKTMRASILVLGPLVARCGEARVSLPGGCAIGLRPVDLHIKGLQAMGAEIEIEHGYVHARAKRLKGARIVLDLVTVTGTENLMMAATLADGTTVLENAAREPEVVDLAQCLNAMGARISGAGSDVITIEGVEKLGGARHRIMPDRIETGTFLVAAAMTGGRIALDATRSDILDSVLEKLREAGARIDCDGDSIRLEASGRPRAVSVRTAPYPAFPTDMQAQFMALNTVAEGTALVTETIFENRFMHAQELKRMGAEIEVEGNTAVVKGLAHIDAATVMATDLRASACLVLAGLVARGATQVDRIYHLDRGYEQLEHKLSGLGASIRRSN from the coding sequence GTGGACAAGCTCGTCATCGAAGGCGGCCGGCCGCTGGAGGGCCGCGTGGCGATTTCCGGTGCCAAGAACGCCGCGCTGCCGATTCTGACCGCGGCGATCCTCACCGAGGACACCCTGCGCGTGGAGAACGTGCCGAAGCTGCGCGATGTGGCGACCACCACGGCGCTGCTCACGCAGATGGGGCTGTGGGTGCGGAATTCGGCGCCAGGCGTCTACGAGTTGAGCGGCCATGCGCTGTCGAACGCTGTGGCGCCCTACGACCTGGTGAAGACGATGCGTGCCTCGATCCTCGTGCTGGGGCCGCTGGTTGCACGTTGCGGCGAAGCCCGGGTGAGCCTGCCGGGCGGGTGCGCGATCGGCTTGCGTCCGGTCGATCTGCATATCAAGGGGCTGCAGGCGATGGGCGCGGAGATCGAGATCGAGCACGGCTACGTCCACGCCCGCGCCAAGCGCCTGAAGGGCGCGCGCATCGTGCTCGACCTCGTGACCGTTACCGGCACCGAGAATCTCATGATGGCCGCCACGCTTGCCGACGGCACGACCGTACTGGAGAACGCGGCGCGCGAGCCGGAGGTCGTGGATCTCGCGCAATGCCTGAACGCCATGGGTGCCCGCATCAGCGGCGCGGGCAGCGACGTCATCACGATCGAGGGCGTGGAGAAGCTCGGCGGTGCGCGCCATCGCATCATGCCGGACCGGATCGAGACCGGGACCTTCCTCGTGGCGGCGGCGATGACCGGGGGCCGGATCGCGCTGGACGCGACGCGCAGCGACATTCTCGATTCCGTGCTGGAAAAGCTGCGCGAAGCGGGCGCGCGCATCGATTGCGATGGCGACAGCATCCGGCTCGAAGCTAGCGGGCGCCCGCGCGCCGTGAGCGTGCGCACCGCGCCTTATCCGGCATTTCCCACCGACATGCAGGCGCAGTTCATGGCGCTCAACACGGTTGCGGAAGGCACGGCGCTGGTCACCGAAACCATTTTCGAGAACCGCTTCATGCATGCCCAGGAGTTGAAGCGCATGGGCGCCGAGATCGAGGTCGAGGGCAACACGGCGGTGGTGAAAGGACTCGCGCACATCGATGCGGCGACCGTGATGGCGACCGATCTGCGCGCTTCGGCCTGCCTGGTGCTGGCCGGGCTGGTTGCTCGCGGCGCGACCCAGGTCGATCGCATCTACCATCTCGACCGCGGTTACGAGCAGCTCGAGCACAAGCTCTCCGGCCTGGGCGCCAGCATCCGGCGCAGCAACTAG
- a CDS encoding BolA/IbaG family iron-sulfur metabolism protein, producing MITPHEIKQYIEQGMPCEHVEVSGDGHHFEAVIVSAEFRGKNRVQQHQRVYQALGERMKAEIHALSMQTLTPEQWQGS from the coding sequence ATGATCACCCCCCACGAGATCAAGCAGTACATCGAGCAAGGCATGCCCTGCGAGCATGTCGAGGTCAGTGGCGACGGCCATCACTTCGAGGCCGTGATCGTCAGCGCCGAATTCCGCGGCAAGAATCGCGTGCAGCAGCACCAGCGCGTCTACCAGGCGCTCGGCGAGCGGATGAAAGCGGAGATCCACGCGCTGTCCATGCAGACGCTCACGCCCGAACAATGGCAGGGGTCGTGA
- a CDS encoding STAS domain-containing protein produces MIERKDDRLVLGGPITFNDALEWREAVLKEIDRDGLVIDLSGVGEADSAALSLLLEWRREAKLRGYGLRYANLPAAIRSLAEVYGIAALIPTIDIPASHPA; encoded by the coding sequence ATGATCGAACGCAAAGACGATCGCCTGGTGCTTGGCGGGCCGATCACCTTCAACGACGCGCTCGAGTGGCGCGAAGCGGTCCTGAAGGAGATCGATCGCGACGGGCTCGTGATCGATCTTTCCGGCGTCGGCGAGGCCGATTCGGCCGCGCTGAGCCTGCTGCTCGAATGGCGCCGGGAGGCAAAGCTGCGCGGCTATGGGCTGCGCTATGCCAATCTTCCGGCAGCGATCCGCAGCCTCGCCGAGGTCTACGGCATCGCTGCGCTGATTCCGACGATCGATATCCCGGCCTCGCATCCGGCGTAA
- the mlaD gene encoding outer membrane lipid asymmetry maintenance protein MlaD has translation MQRITLDLWVGLFVMAGLGALIILAMKVGNLGSFSAPETYTVYAEFDNIGGLKSRAPVKSAGVVVGRVTAITFDTQSYKARVQMEVEQRYPFSKDTSAAILTSGLLGEQYVGLETGADSAMLKDEDKVTLTQSAVVLEKLIGQFIYGRAAEGGGKSEASSESAAGAK, from the coding sequence ATGCAACGCATAACGCTGGATCTCTGGGTGGGTCTGTTCGTCATGGCAGGTCTGGGCGCGCTGATCATACTGGCGATGAAGGTCGGCAATCTCGGCTCCTTCAGCGCGCCGGAGACCTATACGGTGTATGCCGAGTTCGACAATATCGGCGGACTGAAATCGCGTGCTCCGGTCAAGAGCGCAGGCGTGGTGGTGGGACGCGTCACCGCGATCACGTTCGACACGCAGTCGTACAAGGCGCGCGTGCAGATGGAAGTCGAGCAGCGCTATCCGTTCTCGAAAGACACTTCGGCCGCGATTCTCACCTCGGGTCTTCTGGGCGAACAGTATGTCGGGCTCGAAACGGGTGCGGACAGCGCGATGCTCAAGGACGAGGACAAGGTCACGCTCACGCAGTCGGCGGTCGTGCTGGAAAAGCTGATCGGGCAATTCATCTACGGCCGGGCGGCCGAAGGCGGGGGCAAGAGCGAGGCGAGCTCCGAGAGCGCGGCCGGGGCGAAGTAA
- the mlaE gene encoding lipid asymmetry maintenance ABC transporter permease subunit MlaE, with protein MFGRRRLSVRTIGADTIDAIWRLGYATRFLGLTLAHSGASVRRPRLVVREVYYTGVLSLVIILVSGLFVGMVLGFQGHQTLAIYGSESALGVLVALSLVRELGPVVSALLFASRAGSAMTAEIGLMKATEQLAAMEMMAVDPIARVMAPRFWAGVISMPLLAAMFSAMGVFGGYLVGVVLIGVDEGTFWSQMQAAVDLREDVVNGVTKSIVFGIAISWIAVFEGYDAPPTAEGVSGATTRTVVTSSLAVLGLDFIMTAFMFRGL; from the coding sequence ATGTTTGGGCGCAGGCGCCTGTCGGTGCGCACGATCGGCGCCGATACGATCGATGCGATATGGCGGCTCGGCTACGCCACGCGTTTTCTCGGTCTCACGCTGGCGCACTCCGGGGCGAGCGTGCGCCGCCCGCGGCTGGTGGTGCGCGAGGTGTACTACACCGGGGTGCTGTCGCTGGTGATCATCCTGGTGTCGGGACTGTTCGTCGGCATGGTGCTCGGGTTCCAGGGCCACCAGACACTCGCCATCTACGGTTCGGAGTCCGCGCTCGGCGTGCTGGTGGCGCTGTCGCTGGTGCGAGAGCTCGGTCCGGTCGTATCCGCACTGCTTTTCGCGAGCCGCGCCGGCTCGGCCATGACGGCGGAGATCGGCCTGATGAAAGCGACCGAGCAGCTCGCGGCCATGGAGATGATGGCGGTCGACCCGATCGCGCGCGTGATGGCGCCGCGCTTCTGGGCCGGGGTGATCTCCATGCCGCTGCTTGCGGCCATGTTCAGTGCGATGGGCGTCTTCGGCGGCTACCTGGTGGGCGTGGTGCTGATCGGCGTGGACGAGGGCACGTTCTGGTCGCAGATGCAGGCGGCGGTGGACCTGCGCGAGGATGTCGTCAACGGCGTGACCAAGAGCATCGTGTTCGGCATCGCGATCAGCTGGATTGCAGTCTTCGAAGGTTACGACGCGCCGCCGACTGCCGAGGGCGTGTCGGGCGCGACGACGCGCACGGTGGTCACATCCTCGCTCGCAGTGCTCGGCCTGGATTTCATCATGACCGCATTCATGTTCCGGGGGCTTTGA
- a CDS encoding ATP-binding cassette domain-containing protein, whose product MTTDHLVELRNVTYAYGKRPVLQDIDMAIPRGKVVAIMGISGSGKTTILRLIGGSIRAQRGQVLFDGSEVEPRNQAELYRLRRRMGMLFQFGALFTDLPVFENVAFQIREHTELPESMVRDLVLMKLNAVGLRAAHAAMPGELSGGMARRVALARAIALDPQLVMYDEPFTGLDPIALGVIANLVRKLNAALGSTSIVVTHDVEEALEVVDYVYYLSEGRILAHGTPDEMRANVNPVVRQFVYGEARGPVSHQYPAPPIAEELGV is encoded by the coding sequence CTGACGACCGATCATCTCGTCGAGCTCCGGAACGTGACCTATGCCTATGGCAAGCGCCCGGTGCTGCAGGACATCGACATGGCGATCCCACGCGGCAAGGTGGTCGCGATCATGGGCATATCGGGATCGGGCAAGACCACGATCCTGCGCCTCATCGGCGGCTCCATCCGGGCGCAGCGCGGCCAGGTGCTGTTCGATGGCAGCGAGGTCGAACCGCGCAACCAGGCGGAGCTCTACCGGCTGCGCCGGCGCATGGGCATGTTGTTCCAGTTCGGCGCGCTGTTCACCGACCTGCCGGTATTCGAGAACGTCGCGTTCCAGATCCGCGAGCACACCGAGCTGCCGGAATCGATGGTGCGCGACCTGGTGCTGATGAAGCTGAATGCGGTGGGATTGCGCGCGGCGCACGCGGCGATGCCCGGCGAGCTCTCCGGCGGCATGGCGCGGCGGGTTGCGCTCGCCCGGGCGATCGCGCTCGATCCGCAGCTCGTGATGTATGACGAACCGTTCACGGGGCTCGATCCGATCGCGCTCGGCGTGATCGCGAACCTGGTGCGCAAGCTGAACGCGGCGCTCGGCAGCACCTCCATCGTGGTGACGCACGACGTGGAGGAGGCGCTCGAGGTGGTCGATTACGTCTACTATCTTTCCGAGGGAAGGATCCTCGCGCACGGCACGCCGGATGAGATGCGGGCGAACGTGAACCCCGTGGTGCGCCAGTTCGTCTATGGCGAGGCGCGCGGGCCGGTATCGCATCAGTATCCCGCCCCGCCGATCGCCGAGGAGCTCGGCGTATGA
- a CDS encoding ATP-binding cassette domain-containing protein: protein MDDIALAFEHVRKTFGRRVALADFSLTVRAGELFGLVGINGAGKTTLIKCLLDFATADSGSIRLFGVSSETTAARAPLAFLPERFLPPYYLTGRDFLRYMSKLHRAPYHETAIGAMCDALDLDRRALELPVRSFSKGMTQKLGLAACLLSGKRLYILDEPSSGLDPKARALLKRELQGLRAGGATLFVTSHLLADIEQLCDRMAVLHEGAIRYVGTPAGLLERARTRDMEQAFLACIESSPAAGERTSDTDSEGVR, encoded by the coding sequence ATGGACGATATCGCGCTCGCCTTCGAGCACGTGCGCAAGACCTTCGGGCGCCGCGTCGCGCTGGCCGATTTCTCGCTCACGGTCCGCGCCGGGGAGCTGTTCGGCCTGGTCGGAATCAACGGCGCCGGCAAGACCACGCTGATCAAGTGCCTGCTCGATTTCGCCACCGCCGATTCGGGCTCGATCCGATTGTTCGGCGTCTCCTCCGAGACGACGGCAGCACGCGCCCCGCTCGCCTTCCTGCCCGAGCGCTTCCTGCCCCCCTACTACCTCACCGGGCGCGACTTCCTGCGCTACATGTCGAAGCTGCATCGGGCGCCTTACCACGAGACGGCGATCGGGGCGATGTGCGACGCCCTCGATCTGGACCGGCGAGCGCTGGAGCTGCCGGTGCGCTCCTTCTCCAAGGGCATGACGCAGAAGCTCGGGCTCGCGGCCTGCCTGCTCTCCGGCAAGCGGCTCTACATCCTGGACGAGCCCAGCAGCGGTCTCGACCCCAAGGCGCGCGCGCTGCTCAAGCGCGAGCTGCAGGGGCTGCGCGCGGGCGGCGCGACGCTCTTCGTCACCTCCCACCTGCTCGCCGATATCGAGCAATTGTGCGACCGCATGGCCGTGCTGCACGAGGGTGCGATCCGCTACGTCGGCACGCCCGCCGGACTGCTCGAACGCGCACGCACCCGCGACATGGAGCAGGCCTTTCTCGCCTGCATCGAATCGAGCCCTGCCGCGGGCGAGCGTACCTCCGACACGGACAGCGAGGGTGTTCGTTAG